DNA from Rhinolophus sinicus isolate RSC01 linkage group LG16, ASM3656204v1, whole genome shotgun sequence:
acagtgtgtacttctaggacttttttccaagtcaagttgttgtcctttcaatcttagtttggagggtgccattcagcttcaagttgttgtgctttcagtcttagttgtggagggcgcagctcagctccaggtccagttgccttgctagttgcagggggcggagcccaccatcccttgcgggacttgaggaattgaactggcaaccttgtcgttgagagcccactggaccatgtgggaatcgaaccggcagccttcagagttaggagcacggagctctaacctcctgagccaccgggccgaccccttAATCCATTTCTTGGAATAAGGAGGCTAAAATCCTTTTTGTTGCTCCCTTTTTCTCATTATGGGACAAAATCATCTAGATTTTGACTAGACAACAGGTTCATTCCTTGAGGTCCATAGATATACTTTACAGGAACTCAGACCTTTGAAAATCATCTACAGTATTTGATTATGTTTGTACAAGTCGTCTTTCACAAGATTGTCAACAGAATCAATGGCCTTAGAAAGGTGAGGAGCTGCCAAGCAATAGTAAATTCCTGTAGAGAAGCCCCCAGGCCTGGAGAACCTTCTCCAGAGTACATTCTTTAAGCacctctttctgtgtctggcagAGCCTTCAACTATATGTTATAAATGTAACAGATATCATCTTGGGTCATGCCTTGACACCATGAGTTCCTGCAGCCTGAAGTACCAGCAGTCCTGTGCTACTGAGAACATTTACATTCTTACAAGAAGAGGTAGTGTGGGGTACTGAGTGACTGAGAAATAGCCACCTCCTTCCCTTAGAGACAAGGCTGTTCTTTGCCCTCAGAGTGTGTGGGTGAGTAGGATAGGTAAGGTTAGGGTGGTCTTGTAGAGGGGATGGCAAAGATGGACTTTTCCTTAACACAATATTGAGTGAAGAAGAGGCTGATGTCCCTTATTGGTTAGGGAATGAAGTCTATTCTCTAGATCAGTAATTAACAGACTCAGCCTTGTAGCTCATTTGGGCCTAGAGGAAGGTTAGTGAGGTTCCGAAGAGAGGTTGTTCCTAGGAATATGGTAGGAGGAAACTTAGTCACTACAGTTGTATTCTCTCTATTTCACCTCCTCAGGGCGGAGCATGTACTTTTATTCAAAACTGTCATGTATGGCCAACTGTGAGGACATCAACATCTTGggttctgaaagaaagaaagagataatcTGTTGCAAGCGTAGTAATTATTGCAACCTCCCTGAGGGAGTCTAGTTCTGCATCACTCCTGGATTTGGGTCATTTTTCAACTCACCAAATCTATATTTTGCTCTCCTTTTCTAACCAATGGTAGAGAGTGAGAAAAGCCAGCCGGCAGTGAAAAGAGTAGcagtcataaaaagaaacagTGGAGGGTAGCTGAGTCTCATTAGTGATGGTGCATTAGACTGAATTTTTGCAAATCTCTGTTGCTAGCATCTGGCAGAAGGTTGTTTTCCTATGATGGTGAGGCCATGAGTAGGGCTGGGTTTAGAAATGGTTACTTATTATTTCCTATATGGAAATGCAGGCTTGGGTCAAAATAATCTGAGGCTAGTACTGAGGATTCTGTGAACACAGTTTATTCTCATCTATTCCCAGTCCTCTAGGTTGGGATTCTTTGGATTAGCCCTGACACCTCCTGGCATTCTTTTTGCCCATGGTATATtgagaaaaataatgactaaCTCCAGCTTCCCAATCTGCTGGCAGCATGAGCCACATCTTTCTCTGGTTGAGCTCTTTGGGATGAGGTGTGAGGTGGTAATCAGGCTAGAAAACCTGGGCAGACATAGGGATAATGCATCAGGGAAAATTTTAAGGGTATTTCAGTTTATGGAAACTATGATTGGAGACACAATTTGGTGTGGGTGGAATTGTGATGACCCTGACTAGCCAGGTAGCCCTGTAGCACATGATTGAACTAGGTGATTGAATTGGGAATGGAGACCCTGTGCAAGGAAGCCCAGTCAGTTTCTTCTCATGAGATTGAAGaggaaaaatgttaattataaagCATGGTAGTTGAAGAGTATAGAATGTATAGAGCTGCCATGACATAGGGTTTAAGTTACAGTGTCCTATATAAGATGAAGTTATGAATAAAGAGAAGGTGTGCGATAGCAGAAGGTAATGGTGGTGGGAAGAGAAACAGGCAGACACTGAGTTAAACATATAGGCAGAGAAGCTGAGTAGCACCTGGTGAAGGAGCTGCACACCTGTGGCCAAGGAGGTGAAGCTTCCTGGATACAAAATAACCCTGGCATTTTTCTGCTTGTGAGGCCGACTGCGGTTCCTGGTCCTGGGTTTCCAtgagtttttttctcctttattatgtCACATGAAATTCTTCCAATAAACCAATCACCCCTCTACTTGAGTAATTTGGTGCACTCTCTGTCTTTGTATCTGAGAATATAATCCTAAGGAATTCTTAATTGGAATTTTAAAGAGCTAGGATGAAGAAAGATGAAGACAACTTTTTCAAAACAGACAAGCAGATTGGAAAAGCTAATGCAACATGGATATTTTAAATTAGggaaacaacatatttttattcctaCTTGTATATGGGCTGTCTTACTCATTGAATCATGGGAATGGGAGATGTcagtctagaaaaataaataaaagagatgatTGAGCTGCCTTGGGtttcaaaatagactttaaacatATCTGTGAATCAATGTTTAGACAAAGCTTGGCTTTGTTGACAAGAAGAGGTTTCTAGTTATAAAATCTTGCCTTGATGTTTCAAGAGCAAACACTGGTATTCTCAGCATCAGAGCGctgaattttatttatgtgatgggTGATTTTGATTGGATTTTTGTGCCCTGCCCAAGTCCTCTTTACTGATCAGTGCATGCCACCCAGCTGCAGTGAGTGTTGGCTGATGACAGCTCACGGCTATTATTCATTTCTCTGGAGAAGTCTCCACCAAATGGGAGCTGCCTTGCCCAGAGGCTAAACTCCCCACCTGACCATAGACCTCAGCCAACAAATGGCTGACTTCTTGCATGGAGGTGAGACTAAGTCTGTGGTGCATTTGTGCTCCGGAACTTTTCCTGGGATCGGACTAATGCCAGTCTCCAGCTGAGACCATGATCTTGTTAACATTTCTCCCCTGACCTCCTTTGCTTCCATAATTCCTCCTCTAAATTTTAAGCCAAGCAAATCAAGGGCTTTCTACTACCATTGGTCAGGAAGTTCTAAAACAAGATGAGCTTAGGTTAGAAAACGAAGTTACATTTTGGCACCTCTGAGTGATACTGTGTTTAGTGTGTACACAAACTCCTCGTGCATGAAGAGAATCGTTCTTACTAGGCTTCCTTGCAGCCTAGATTAAATTGCTCTAATGTTTGGGagtctttttttttggttcacCCCATCTTAGTATATTCTTCTCAGTTTCATTTTCCAACTTGAACAAATGAACAGAATAAGAACCAGGTGAAATTTTCTTTACCCACACGGTAACACACCAACAAGCAATCCTCCAATATTCATATGCTCTTCTTTCATATATGCACATAGTTATACAGGAATTGATTTTATTCACATATCTATTTAAAGGCAGCAATTTGGCTACTAATCTAAGTGTTAATTTGGAGTTGACTTGTGCATAACTGATACAACCTTACACATTAAACCAAAATAAGTCTCACATGTATTAAAGGTATAAtgtaataaacaaaaaacccttactttttaatattgttgTGACTATTACTATTTGAccttgtcatgcgggagaccctgctcgctgcgccatttgtcgtgcggggcggcctgcggggtctctgctcccgctccccatacaagaacgcaggatatggtgaggccaaaaaggaacacccacggagccataggcaggggagtcataccactatattctctctggcggcactatactctcactggaggctggatccacactgtccgcaaaccaccatccacgcttgccagcccagccaccatcttcttgctagcccccattcttcttctcctttcctctactctcctccgtagccgcagcagttatattagcggctaattggctaactggctacagctgacggccgtctactacccgagccagcactcctccacgtgaggccgagagcctgtaaactactttctggggctctgtccccacagacctcTTAGTTTTTGGGAAGCAGTTCTTAAGTAGTTTTCATGTGtgttcttatttaatcttcacaaattCCTATGAAGCTGCTATTATAAGACAATTTAATAGATGAGAACCTTgaagaacaaattggttgcaCAGATGCTAGTTGGATGACTTGACAAGTATCATACAGTTTTCCAGTTATTATTGCtgtataaagaaattattttgttcactgGTACTGGTGGGTCAGGAGTTCAGAAAGTAGATAGTATGGATGGCTTGTCTCTGCTTCACGATGTCTGGGACCTCAACTGGAAAGACTCAAAGGCTGAAGGTGATTCACGAGCTGGAGACTGGAACCCTTTGGAGGTGTCTTAACTCACAGGTCTTTGCAGTTGATGCTGGTATAAGTTGTGATGGCACCTGGAGCTGTCAGTCAGAATACCTACACAGGGACTGTCCATGTGACTTGGGCCCCTTCACAGTATGGAGGCACCAGACTTCTTACACAGATGCTTAGGGCTCTGAAGTGTGTATTCTAAGAATGTGGAAGCTGCACCACATTTTATGACATAGACCTTGAaagtagtacaaattgaagtcagggagtgtgatgcttccagcattgttctttgtttttaggattgttttggctgttcggggtcttttgtgattccacacaaatctgatgatttttttggttctatttcttttaaaaatgccattgggattttgatggggattgcattaaatctgtatattggttcaggtaatatggccattttaactatgttgattcttccaacccatgaacatggaatatctttccatatctttgtgtcttcttcaatttcttttaataacgTCATATAGTTtgcagtgtacaggtctttcacattctttgtcatgtttattcttaggtattttatttctttttgttgttgcaattgcaaaaggaattgttattttcatttttcccccctgaaatttcattgctagtatgtaggaatgcaatggagttttgtacattgattttgtatcctacaactttactgtatttgtttatcatttttaatagtgttttggtggcatctttagggttttctatataaagaatcataacATCTGCAAAaggtgacaattttacttcttgattcccaatttggatgccttttatttctttctcttgactgattgctatggctagaacttccaatactattttgAGTAACAGTAGTGAGAGGGGACATCCtgtctttttcagtttaaatCACAAAAGACTCTGTATAGCCAAAACAATccgaaaaaaaaagaacaaagccagaggtatcatacgctctgacttcaatttatactacaaagtgacaataatcaaaacagcatggtattggcagaaaaactgacatttgcaccaatggaatagaattgagaacccacatgggcagataatttttgacaaaggagccaaaaacatacaatggagaaaagaaagcctattcaataaatggtgctgggaaaattgaaaagccacaagcaaaataatgaaactagagtgttatctgtcaccatataccaaaagtaactcaaaatgggtcaagtCTGAAACATAAGtttaagacctgaaacaagaaATTGCACAGAAAaaagcatagatactaaacttatggaccttgggttcagagggaattttatgaatttgacctcaaaaacaagggaagtgaaagcaaaaataagtaaatgggactatatcaaactaaaaagcttttgcatagcaaaagaaaccatcaacaagacaaagagaAGATAACTGCAAACAACACTGCTGATGGGTTAATATCAAAAGTgcataaagaattcatacaactcaacaacaacaaaacaaacaatccaattaaaaaatgggcagatgacctgaacagacacttatccaaagaagacatacaaatggccaacatatatatgaaaaagtgctcaacttcaccagctactagaaaaatgcaaataaaacccacgatgagataccacctcacacctgttagaatacgtattatcaataagacaagtcataacatgtgttggagaggttgtggagaaagaggaactctcaaacactgctggtgtgaatataaattggtacagctactatgaaaaacagtatggaggttcctcaaaaaattaagaatagatttaccatatgacccagcaattcctcttttgggtatctaccacaaaaatctgaaaacatttacccataaagatatatgtaccctatgttcattgcaccatcattcatggtggccaagacatgaaaacaaccaaattgtccttcgatggatgattggataaagaagatatggtacatatatacaatggaatattactcggtcataagaaaagatgaaatactgccccttgagacaacatggatgtatcttgaaattatcatgctaagttaaataagtcagacagaaaaagttgagaaccatatgacttcacttatatgtggcatataacactgaaagcaacaaatgaacaagacaaacaaacaaacaaaaacttacagacgacagtgtagtggttaccaaTGGGAAAGGTGGGAGGTAgaagtgggtaaagggggtcaagtatatggtgattgaaaaaaaactgactctgggtggtgaacagacaatgcaatatatagatgaggtaatacagaattgtgcacttgaaacctatataattttactaaccaaagccactccaataaatctaataaaaactttaaaaacagaagGAACCAGGATGGTAAAAACTGTGACCTCATACTACTCCTCCCACTGATCTGCAGAAGGTTCTCCCTGGCCACACTCAGAGCCTAGAGGCCTTGAGGCCCTGTGATATAATCCATATATCATATGGGTCAGACAACATGATGGATAAGGGTAGGGAATTGATCTAAAAGGGGTAAATGGAAGAAAATCAGCACAAATGCAAATCATTTTTTTACCACTCAGCATCCATTCTCCTTCATGTGGGTGGAACCTTTCCATTCCCAGAACAGGGAATGCAAAAATTCgcattataaaattattcttggGAGGTGAGAGCATTCAGTCGTAATGCACCCAAAACCATGATAGGCACGCCCAGGGCTCTTTCTAGTGGTGGTCCAGGGAGAAATCAAAAGGACTAAGcaacataaaatatttgctaCAGTCCCCACTTCTGTAACTGGACATGAGGCCAAGATGGTAGTCGCAGCTATATCCCCACACTTCCGATTCCATGTGCTCTTAGTTCTGCCAGCGTCTCGGCTGGATAGGTTCTTGGCCTGACGGCACACTCCAGCTTTCATTCCTGCAAGATCAGAATCCTTGGGAGTTTTGTCTTTACTGCATTACGACAGTTTTCTATTGAACAAATCAACTGGGTAAAGGACTAATGAAACATGTTCCAGTGCATCTCCTGATTTTCAAACATAGATTTTCTTGCTGCCATTGTGTAGCAGAAATTTGAATTCCCCTTGTAATCAAAATAAATCACCACGGTAATGACAGTGAGCTTTTCCTCTGCCAGATGGCAACAGGCAGTCGAGACACTTTGGTATCGTGCTCCCTGTCCTCTCTCCTTCCAGCCCCTCTTTCTCTCATAGGTGCTACAGTCTGATGGGGGATGGGGCATGCCCTTTATAGCAAAAGAGAATTTTCTGATGTGTCCTCAGGTTCCTTTATAAATGAGAGATAAGGGATTGGAAAACCCTTTCTCAGAATAATTCTCTGGCTCATGAGACTACTGCCATGTTGCAcaatctgttttaaaatgtcacacCCTGCACACTActacattatttttgtttgtttttttctataccaACTCTTGTTTTATTCGGGAACAGAGAGTGTAGTGGGATCAGGTTGGTTCCTGtaggaggcaaagaaaaaaatcacatgaaagaCAAAGCAGCTTTCCCTGGTGCCACTTCTCCCTGTCTCAGGAGCTTCGGCATCGGCCTGCAGGACTTGAGTGGCTAGGCCATATCCACCTTGATGTCTCTCGACAAGGCTGAGCTTGGGTTCAGAATGTCAACGCGCAAGCCTTCTCATTTTTCCTACAAACCAACATAGTGTTCCTTCTATCTTCCTCCTCTTAAATTAACTGTATTAACAGTGAGAATTTCCCAGGAGCTCCTCTTGCATCTCATGAAACCTAAACTCTACAGTAATGCTTCACCGTTAAAAGCTTTAGAAGTCTTCTCCAATGAGTCCTGGATCCCCTGACTATGTTCCTATGTTTTCTAATTGCACTGCCTCAGCAATCATTTCTCTAACCATAATAGAGAAGCAAAGGTATTTTAGTGTTTCTTCTCCTAGGAGTCCAGAAGTTAATGTCCTTTCTCTAATTTTTGTGAAACCAAGTTTCTATTCTCATGCTGCTGCCGACCAGCCATGTACCCTGGGGCAGCGGTGTCTAATGCCAGGCCCAGAGCCTCCCCCACGCTTGGCTGCACCTCTGGCTCAAGGGAGGACAAATCTACATTTCAGTGATTTGATCCAGCAGTAATTCAAAACACTCCTCACCGAGTTCTGTTTCTGTACTTCCTGAAAACTCCCCCTTCAAAGGGCTCCTCTTGCAAACACAGttgagagaaaaggagaacagTCCTACATTCACTCCTAATTCAGTTTAATTCTATGACTGCTTCTCAGTGCAGTTTCATTCCACCATAGAGCCGGTTCATTTGATTCTGTTCACTCTCTAGAACTCCTCGGCTACGGTCCTCCTTGATGtaacaaaatttattataattataattttaacatgaaATAGGTAGTAAGCACTTGCTTGTGCCGAGTGCTGATCTAAGCCTTTGGTGCACAGtaactcattttattcttattacaCCCTTATAAAATACAGGAGGTTAAGTTACTTTCTTAAAGACGCATATGTAGTAAAGCTGTCATTTGAAGGCAGAAGCTGTAGGAGCATTATCTTAAGTTGATACGATGCTGCTACTGTGACGGAGTTAATGTCGGAAGGCCCTGTATGGATATGTCAGATTTTACTGAGCGGCGGGCATAGGTGGAGCAAAAATGCAAACTGCACACTACATATGACTATTTTCACAGtccaaaagaaagagaaggaaagtaaaatCTATCCCAGTTGCCCCTCTCCTGGACATGACCGAGGTCCTAGCTTTTTGTTCTGTCATCCTTAATAaggaggtaaactgaggcaaaCTCAAATCACCAGAAGTGAGTTTATTCAGGAATTGCAATTCCAAGATGCATGTGGTAGATGGCTACAGCTGAGGCCCTGCAAGGTTTGGGGCGGGCTGTGTTTTTGTGCAAGGAGTGCAAGGAGCGGGAAGTCCGGCCAGCCAGAGTCTACGCAGTAAGTTCAGTGGCATGAGGATGGGGAAGGATTCTTGGCAGATGTGTATTGGTCAGGGGGTAAGTCTCGGTCTTCTATAAATCAGGCATTTACGAGACATCAGTCTCTGAGTTCTTAAGCTCCGCTCTCCAAAGCGAGCACTATGAGAGTCCCCATTTCTTATCCTCTGCCTCCAGTTTAGACTGAAATCCTGTCACAGTCCCTCTGTTCCTTGGAATCTTTCTTCAAAGCACCATTTCCCCCCTTGTCTCTTTGGTTCTTAATCATATCCCCAGCAAGTCCAACAATTCCTCAATGTCTAGCAGATGGCAAGCATCCATCCAATACACTTGCTAAAGGAATAAACCCATCAACGAGTTTAGGCCTGCTCACTCCCCAGCATCCAATGGTGGTACTAGGTAACCCATAGAACTTTGTTTCTAAAGTAGTGCATTGGTCAACATTGCTGCAGGCTTAGGATGGACCTTTAGCTCTCCAAATGCAACCAATAAGGAAAGAGGTGGTTCAGCTCTTCAGACCCCCTTCCCTTTAAGACCTCCCCAGTCATACAAGGTAAGGCAGTGCCACCTCAATCATGGGGAATCCAGTTGGAAACAATCTAATCCCAAATGCAAACACTCATTTACAAAGATAAATATCCtactaaataaattataaccaCATGGAATCCCATCCACTATGAGGATAAAAGTTTTATTGATGTGCTCGTGTTACTAGGACCTCTTATTTATCGTCCTGTTTCAAACGTTGCCTAGAAGCTCAGGTGCAGAAAAATGAGGCAGTGGATCCTGTCTTTTCCAGCAATAAAGACTCTACAGACAGCCCATGATTGGCTGCAAAAGTC
Protein-coding regions in this window:
- the PATE2 gene encoding prostate and testis expressed protein 2; amino-acid sequence: MTKKNFLLFTGELQGALREPSTICYKCNRYHLGSCLDTMSSCSLKYQQSCATENIYILTRRGRSMYFYSKLSCMANCEDINILGSERKKEIICCKRSNYCNLPEGV